DNA from Bacteroidales bacterium:
AGGCTGAGATCATGACCGGCATTTAATTCCAGTCCCAGCTCAACTGCTTTTTTGGCCGCCCTGATATAGGGGGCGATTGCTTTAGCCTGGTCGGTGCCAAATTTGGATGCATAGGGTTCGGTATAAAGCTCAATGCGGTCAGTACCTGTGGCAGCAGCTCTTTCAATCTGTTCCAGGTCGGTTTCAACAAACAGCGATGTCCGTATGCCATGATTGTGAAGTTCTTTCACCACATCAGTCAGGAACTTTTCATACTTGATGATATTCCATCCCTGGTTGGATGTGATTACATCATGTGAATCTGGAACCAGCGTGGCCTGGTGGGGTTTTACTTCGGTAACAAGGTCAAGGAAACGCTGTGCAGGATAACCTTCGATATTGAACTCCGTTGTGATAACCGGCCTTATATCCCTGACATCCTGGTAACGAATATGCCTCTCATCGGGCCTTGGATGAACTGTAATACCCTGTGCG
Protein-coding regions in this window:
- a CDS encoding pyridoxine 5'-phosphate synthase, whose amino-acid sequence is MTKLSVNINKIATIRNARGGTMPNVLQAAINCQKFGAQGITVHPRPDERHIRYQDVRDIRPVITTEFNIEGYPAQRFLDLVTEVKPHQATLVPDSHDVITSNQGWNIIKYEKFLTDVVKELHNHGIRTSLFVETDLEQIERAAATGTDRIELYTEPYASKFGTDQAKAIAPYIRAAKKAVELGLELNAGHDLSLENLHYFNQHIPGLMEVSIGHALISDALYYGLEKTIQLYLEQLA